Proteins encoded within one genomic window of bacterium:
- a CDS encoding nucleotidyltransferase codes for MKIEKLLSLLRDNKVEFVLIGAVTFPVYGYSRSTLDTDIFIRPTIENAKNTLISLEEFGYDVSCLTPESLLKKKTLIRQYIVETDIHPFVKGISFEEVWENKVENFFGKQKVYFASLEDIIKMKKAAGRVKDREDLKVLKRLLKQERPN; via the coding sequence ATGAAGATAGAAAAACTACTTTCATTACTCAGAGACAATAAGGTAGAATTTGTCCTGATTGGCGCAGTCACCTTCCCTGTCTATGGTTACTCAAGATCCACATTAGATACTGATATCTTTATAAGACCAACAATCGAGAATGCAAAAAACACACTGATAAGCCTGGAAGAATTTGGTTATGATGTGTCATGCTTAACTCCTGAATCGCTTCTGAAGAAAAAAACTCTTATCCGTCAATATATTGTGGAAACAGACATTCATCCATTTGTCAAAGGTATTTCATTTGAAGAGGTTTGGGAGAATAAAGTTGAGAACTTCTTTGGTAAACAGAAAGTTTATTTTGCTTCTCTAGAAGATATTATAAAAATGAAGAAAGCTGCTGGAAGAGTTAAAGATAGAGAAGATTTGAAAGTCCTCAAAAGATTATTAAAGCAAGAAAGACCTAATTAG
- a CDS encoding helix-turn-helix domain-containing protein → MNKEIMSIVGISRYLGFSQRKIYQLIKEGKIPVSKIGGQYRFIKDEIYLWLRRSKPTNKLNNIDLVNKIKKACEEKTADELNNILKEISNEKT, encoded by the coding sequence ATGAATAAAGAGATTATGAGTATAGTTGGGATTTCAAGATATCTCGGATTTAGCCAGAGAAAAATTTATCAGTTAATAAAAGAAGGGAAGATTCCTGTCTCAAAAATCGGCGGGCAGTATCGCTTTATAAAAGATGAAATATATTTGTGGCTGAGAAGATCCAAACCTACAAATAAGTTAAATAACATTGATTTAGTAAATAAAATAAAAAAAGCCTGTGAGGAAAAGACAGCTGACGAACTGAATAATATTCTGAAGGAAATTTCCAATGAGAAGACATAA
- a CDS encoding patatin-like phospholipase family protein — MRRHKKIGLALGGGAARGLAHIGVLKALVENNVPVDMIAGTSIGALVGACFAKDGEINTLEEIVLNIDWRQLALLLDPNLALLKKGFIHGEKIKELLCSIIGDIEFKDLKIPFRVIATDVITGEEVVIDSGSVAEAVRASISIPVLFTPVKFENKFLVDGGIVNPVPVNIVRNMGAEFIIACNVIPEPQKRGHITSEVINKQPLTLPQHSRNHTISKSLAKLNNKIDKLIKANKDRIETIREFTSILKNKIYKGQQVDSNTPNIIDVLIHSFYIMEHKIAASNLKKADIIINPEVNHISTLEFHKGAEAISEGYKSVLDMLPKIKKKANIC, encoded by the coding sequence ATGAGAAGACATAAAAAAATAGGACTTGCCCTGGGAGGCGGGGCTGCAAGAGGTCTGGCCCACATTGGAGTTCTGAAAGCTTTAGTGGAAAACAATGTTCCTGTCGACATGATAGCTGGAACAAGCATTGGAGCATTAGTGGGCGCCTGTTTCGCTAAAGATGGCGAAATAAATACTCTTGAAGAAATCGTATTAAACATAGATTGGAGACAATTAGCTCTTTTACTTGATCCGAATTTAGCTCTATTGAAAAAAGGATTTATTCACGGAGAAAAGATTAAAGAGCTTCTGTGTTCCATTATCGGAGACATAGAATTCAAGGATTTAAAAATTCCATTTAGAGTCATAGCCACTGATGTCATTACAGGGGAAGAAGTAGTGATTGACAGCGGTTCTGTAGCTGAAGCTGTAAGAGCAAGTATTTCAATTCCTGTGTTGTTTACGCCTGTAAAATTTGAAAACAAGTTTTTAGTAGATGGAGGCATAGTAAATCCTGTTCCTGTAAATATAGTAAGAAATATGGGAGCAGAATTTATTATTGCCTGTAATGTAATACCTGAGCCGCAAAAAAGAGGACATATTACTTCTGAGGTAATTAATAAACAACCTCTTACTCTGCCCCAACATTCCCGAAATCACACGATAAGCAAATCCCTTGCAAAATTAAATAATAAAATAGATAAGCTTATTAAGGCAAATAAAGATAGGATAGAAACCATCCGTGAATTTACTTCTATATTAAAAAATAAAATATATAAAGGGCAACAAGTAGATTCAAACACTCCCAATATAATTGATGTTTTAATACACTCATTCTATATTATGGAGCATAAAATAGCTGCTTCAAACTTAAAGAAAGCTGACATAATAATTAATCCTGAGGTGAATCATATCTCCACCTTGGAATTTCACAAAGGAGCAGAAGCTATATCAGAAGGTTATAAATCAGTATTAGATATGTTACCAAAGATCAAAAAAAAAGCTAATATATGTTAA
- a CDS encoding DUF799 family lipoprotein: MLKKIFVFVLLCVFLTGCITSLRLTRKESKNNNILEEFGIKYKPDYIISSFLYKDPPKIVAILPFENITREIKKDGNIQTKNNNLPKDIADLLRDTFFRHISTKSYTYMKLKKSDALLKEQGLLNPEKTLPADALIYGKVTHYRKFYGVIYSQVGIGVSVKMVDSHTGNLLWQASGISTSHEGRLYLSPQDLVMGSLKAALHMRKTWIYRVSDQLFRDISITLPDVGTPVIPTVIINNKTASIYSEPSRNAEIIASASRKTKFDMISRLDDWYFIKIAEDKELQPPRFGWIYKEDVVSHFIKIETAKKLQRLSKKQAALYPKEHINTEKYPARYYMVKKGDTLHSIAGNPDIYGDRAKWKLIYDANRERVPQIKLLNPGQILIIPH; this comes from the coding sequence ATGTTAAAAAAAATCTTCGTATTCGTTTTATTGTGTGTATTTCTTACAGGTTGCATCACTTCCTTAAGACTTACCAGAAAAGAAAGTAAAAATAATAATATTCTTGAGGAGTTTGGAATAAAGTATAAACCAGATTATATAATATCCTCTTTTCTTTATAAAGACCCTCCTAAGATTGTGGCAATACTTCCATTCGAAAATATTACAAGAGAAATAAAGAAAGATGGAAACATTCAAACAAAAAATAACAATCTACCAAAAGATATAGCTGACCTCCTAAGAGATACATTCTTCAGACACATAAGTACAAAATCCTATACATATATGAAACTTAAAAAGAGTGATGCTTTACTTAAAGAACAAGGCTTGTTAAATCCTGAAAAAACCTTGCCTGCTGATGCCCTGATCTACGGAAAGGTTACCCATTACAGAAAATTTTATGGGGTAATTTATTCCCAGGTAGGTATTGGGGTTTCTGTAAAAATGGTTGATTCACACACAGGCAACTTATTATGGCAGGCAAGCGGTATATCTACAAGTCATGAAGGCAGACTATATCTATCTCCACAGGACTTAGTGATGGGAAGTCTTAAAGCGGCTTTGCATATGAGAAAGACATGGATATATCGGGTTTCTGATCAGCTTTTTAGAGATATATCCATAACCTTGCCGGATGTAGGAACTCCTGTGATTCCCACAGTTATCATAAATAATAAAACTGCTTCAATTTACTCCGAACCATCAAGGAATGCTGAAATTATCGCAAGCGCGTCCAGAAAAACAAAATTTGATATGATCAGCAGACTGGATGACTGGTATTTTATAAAAATCGCTGAAGATAAGGAGTTGCAACCTCCTAGGTTTGGATGGATATATAAAGAGGATGTTGTTTCTCATTTTATCAAGATTGAAACAGCAAAAAAATTGCAGCGTCTTAGCAAAAAACAAGCTGCTCTTTACCCAAAAGAACATATTAATACAGAAAAATACCCTGCCAGATACTATATGGTTAAAAAAGGAGATACATTACACAGCATAGCCGGAAATCCTGATATATATGGAGACAGAGCAAAATGGAAACTAATCTATGATGCAAACAGGGAAAGAGTGCCGCAAATTAAGCTCTTAAATCCAGGCCAGATTTTAATAATTCCTCACTGA